The DNA window ATGGGCTGAAAAAGCATTTGATATTGATTTAGGAAATTTCTACAAGACTGTTGGCGAAATTAAGAGCAGAAAATATAACACGACCAAATTTTTACAGCTTCTTACAGAGAACCTTAATAAAGCATTCATTGAAGAGTGAGGGGATGGATTTTCATTATTTTTTTATGGTCTTATAAGTTGCCTTTTTAATTTAACATTAAAAGAAAATCTGTAATAATCGTTCGGTACTACCGATGAGCTACCGAAAAAGTTTCACGGTGTTTTTTAAACTTTGTCAGAGTTATTAAAAACCAAATATCATGAATATTGATAAAATAGAATTTATTGCATGGATGGAGAGGATTATGACAAGGTTTGATCTGCTCAGTGAGAAAATAAAAGAAAATAAAAACGATTTAAACAGTATTGATGGCGAACAGCTGCTCGACAACCAGGATGTTTTACAGCTATTGAAAATTAGTTCCAGATCACTACAGCGTTACCGATCGGATAAAAAATTACCATATTATACGATAAGTGGAAAGTTATATTACAAGCTTTCTGATGTGCATCAATTGATTAGAGATAGTTTTAGTAAATCATACTAAAATTTATAGGATCGTCCTTGTAACGGGAGTGCTTATATAATCATTCCGAAATATCCATGTTATTAACTACTGGTATGTTTGTATCAATGTGGTTGAACCGTGATGAATTTCGTCTGTTTTAACATAATGTTACAAATCAGGTAAACAGTACCTCTGTATCGCATTATTATTTATAATAATAAAAGAGCCTTTCAATCGTGAAAGACTCCTGGAGATAATAATAAGAATTATAAGAATTTTCAAACAAAAGCTTCCTTGAAAAGGAAGCAAATAAATTAATAATCAGATGAAATAATGTGGACAAATTTTTCGGTTCAAATTTAATAATGGTGTTTTTAATGCTTTTATGATTATAGTCATATTGATTGATATTTTTAGGTCATTATCTGAAACCTATGGCATCTAAAGATGGTGAGTCACATAGAACTCCGAATATAATAAGGAGCCTTTCAAAATCGAAAGGCTCCTGGAACTGTAAAATGTATAATGTCTAAAAAGTTCTTCAAATAAAGCTTCCCAGGAATGGGAAGCGATAGACTAATAAACTAATGAAAAATGTTGGGCAAAGTTTATATTCCAAATGTAGAAAAGACGTTTGTGTTTTTTTATGATTGGGATCATAAAAGTTATGGAAAACAAATGGATAATTTTAAATCGAACTAATTGTACAGTCTAAAGATTTAAAATAGGGACTGTTTTTGAAAGCTGATGTAACAAGGCTCATTAATATTAATTTAATATGCCTTTGTGTATTTTATCCTGATCTCAATTTTACATTAAACCATTTACATTATATTATGAAAAATTCAATCTTAGCCCTTTTAGCAACCGTTGCAATAGTGGCATGCAAAAAACAAGAAACAAAAACTGATAACTATTCCACAGACAGTACTGCTACTGCATTTCCTGTTGATTCTGCAAAAACTGACGGGGATTCTGCATTAATAAGTAGTGATTCTACTGCAGTATCGAGTGCTAACAGTGCAGCAAATTCTCTAAGTGACCAGGACAAGAAATTTGCAGATGGAGCAGCAAGGGGCGGGCTGATGGAAGTTATGATGGGAGAGCTTGCATCTACTAATGCATCTAATAAAAGTATTAAATCGTTGGGAGAAATGATGGTCAAAGATCACAGGAGTGTCAATGAGGAACTCAAAAAATGGGCATCAGCAAAAGGGTACAACCTGCCTACCGCATTGGATACTGAAAAACAGAAGTTATATGATGATCTAAAAGCAAAAAAGGGAGTTGAATTTGATCAAGCGTATGGTGATCTTATGGTTGAGGATCATAAAAAAGATATAGCAGAATTCAAAAAAGAATCTTCTGACGGAAAAGAGGCTTCCTTGAAATCATTTGCGAGCAAAACCCTGCCCACTTTGGAGCACCATTTAATGGAGTCTGAAAAGGCAAAGGCAGCGGTGAAAAAATAATATAGTACTAAGAGGCGTACATTTATGAATAATAAATTCAAATAGAAATCTTACTTAGCTATTAGACTCATACTTATTCAGGTTATAAAGCCATTGCTTTTGCAGTGGCTTTTTATATGGTCTTAAAAATTCCAAAAGCTATTTACTGTGAATAAACCAAACAATAAACCGACCAATAAACTGATCAGCACTAAGTAAATCATATTGAGTTTTAGTTTGTGCAGCAGGACCAATGAGATAATGACCCAAAGAAATGACTTCCAATTTAAGATGGTTAAACCAGTCGCATGGCCGTTAAATAAAATTTCTTCACCCAGATAAAAAGCTAAGTTGAGGATAACACCGACCACTGCTGCCGTAATTAAAGATAATACGCTTTTGATCATTTTATTTTCCTGCGTTTTTTCTATCAAAGGCGCTCCAATAAAGATGAGAATAAAGTTGGGTAAAAAAGTAAAATAAGAGGCGATGAATAATCCTATTGACCCCATGGCCAAAGAGCCCCCAAAATGATTATATCCAGTCATGAATCCAATGTAGGATAATACTATGACCAATGGTCCAGGTGTCGTTTCAGCTAAGGCAAAACCATCTATCATCTGGGCTTTACTCATCCACATCAATTTATTTGTTACCAGATTAGCAACATACGGGATAACGGTATAGGATCCGCCAATAGTTAAGAAAGCTGCTTTTGTAAATAAAATAGATGAGTCTTGCCAAAACGTCGGATCAATCAGAAAATTAGAAACATATAAAAAAGGGATTAACCATAAGATGGTAAAAGCCAAGAATTGCTTGGTAATTCTCTTTGCAGATATTTTTGGGATAGCCTGATTAGAATTTATAAAATATTCGTTTTCCACATCCAGCTTATTGTTTTCTTTATTTCGTGAATTCGGAATCAAGAATTTTGGAAAAATAAGGTAAACCACAATGCCTAAGATAATAATCCCCAATAAGAGAAAAGGCATTGAAACATGAGCGAAATAAGACAGTAAAAAAGCCATTGCGGCAATAAAGAAATGGAAAGTTGTTAACAGTGATTTCTGGCTTACTTTCCAGGTAGCAAATAAAATTATAGCCAAAACAGCAGGCTTTAATCCATTGAAGACGGCGGTCAGCAAGGGTGTATTTCCGTAAAGCGCATATGTTAAACTCAGTCCAAGCAGTATACACATGGACGGCAGTATGAAAAATAAGCCGGCTACAATACCGCCTTTTATGCCATGGAGTTTCCAGCCTATGTAAATGGCTAGCTGATGAGCTTCTGGACCTGGTAGGATCATGCAGGCATTAAGCGCGTGATAGAATTTGCTATTGCTGATCCATTTTTTTTTATCCACTAAAAAGGAATGCATTATCGTAATATGGCCGGTTGTCCCTCCAAAGCTTATCCATCCCAGGATGAACCAAAATTTTACTGCTTCAGAAAAAGAGGGTATTGGGACTTGTTTTTCGTCTATGATTTGTTGCATTAATTTTATATTTAGGAACGCTCCAGCTAATTATAAGCTCGATGTTGCTTTACATAGTTTATTCGGTAAATTCTTATGGAAATATCAAGAATGATAAACCCAAATATATGCATTTTAGATGACTTAAGAGTGGTTTAAGCAAGATTTATGAACTCAATATATCTGATGTTTTCATTGACCGGATTCTTACTTTCCCACCAGTAACCAATAAGAAACGGTCTATACCAATTAATGTCAATACAGATGAAAAAGTACTATAGATCTTATTAGAATAATGATAGTATTCTTGTTTCACTATTTGATGGTTTTATAGTTGTTTTGAGTTTAAATTATATAAGTTCTTTTCCAAATAAGAAGCAAAAAAGATTCTGGAACTGATGGACATATATGCAATCTATATTGTTTCCATAAAGTTTTAGACCCGTCATGGAGTGTCTGTCACGAAGATCAATATCATATTTTAAAGATTCCTGTCCCCTTTCAAATCTTATGATATATTTAGAATCATAGGTTTTTATAAAACCAAATTTCACTAACCAAGATTCATCAATTTTTACGGGCTTAATTGACTTTGCAGGTATACATAAAGCACTTTTGGTATTTCTTATTTTGACATAATATTCTTTGTTTTCATTTTGGAATACTTCAACAAGGGAGTATACTTGGTCCTTATATCTTACGAGATTCTCTATTTTTAAGTCTGTGATTTTCATATTATTTATTGGGTATTTAAGCTTCAATCTGAAATGCCTGGTTACGTGTTTTCATGGAAAAACATGGTCTTTTAAAGCCAGAATTGTTCAGTAGAAAACGGTTATCGCAATCTAAATCAAATATAGATTTATTATAATTTGGCACATATGATTAGGATCATAATGATTTCCTTGAAATAATAGGTGATTCCTGATGGAGTCTGGTTGCAATCACAACAACTTTTTGTAATGATATAAGCGTTAAATTTCCATTTTCTCATTTCCAGGATCTTCAATGGTCAAATGGCATTTGACAAGAGCCTTCAATTCTTGTTCCGGTTCAAATGCCTGGTAATGCATTTGGTATTATTTTACATTAAATAAAAAAATAGATCTAACTTGATCAAAATTATAAAAATAATTGCCTTTATAACCTTTATATTTGCCGTCCAATTATATTAAATTCTCACGTTATGAAAGAACTTATCGAAAAGATCAATGCAGAATTTGAAGCATTTTCATCTGAAGCAAACCAACAATTAGAAAAAGGGAACAAGGCTGCCGGTACAAGAGCAAGGAAATCAGCCTTGGAACTAAGTAAACTATTCAAAGACTTCAGAAAAGTGTCCGTTGAGGAGTCAAAAAAATAAGACTTATGTAAAAAGAACCCTGGCTGACGAGCCAGGGTTCTTTTTATTCTCTAATTTTATTTATTTACTTTTTTTGTACCGCTATCATCATATGCGGGCTGAATGACAAGAGATACTTGTCGTTTTCTGTAATTTTTATCAGTTCTGTCAAAGTTTCGCTTTTCCTTTTATCAAGCATACTGCTGAAATAATCTTTATCGAGCCAGGCCATACCTTCTACTGCGTATGTATTGAGGTAATGCAGTTCGTGATTCAAAAACTCATCTTCCAGCTGTTTGGGTTTGTGGTAATAAGCTTCTGCAAGGATCCACGGAAAATCGACAGGCTGGTGATGTATGCCATTAGTTAATTCTTCCCGGCACATTTCAAAAAACGTCTTCTTGTGAATTAATCCGCTTAAAAGGCCGGCCAAAGTGGACGCGGTGTAATTGATGGCAAAGCCTAGGATGACTCCGTTATTTTTAAGAACGCGCTTGGCTTCCAAAATGGCAAAAGACCTCTCTTTCTCACTCTGAAGATGATATAAAGGACCATGTAAAATGATCAGGTCTGCGAAATTATTTGGAAATGGTAATTTCCTGGCTTCTTCCTGATGAATGGAAAATTTATTTTTCAATTTATTATTACGATTTCGGGCAATTTTTATATGTTTTGTAACAGGTTCTACTAAATGGACTTCATGTCCCTTCTCGGCAAGCCATTCCGAGTATTTACCCGTACCGCCGCCGATGTCTATTATTTTTGATGAGGCTGCGTGGAGATATTTTTCGATCAGAACTTTTATCCTTTCAAATTCAAATATGCCCATTCCTTTATTGAGTCTTGTTTCTTCCGATGCTTGATTGTAAAAAAGTTCTATGTTTCTGCTGATAAGATGTTTACTGTTCATAAAAATCATTGTATTATAGACACAACAGATATATAAGATACCATATCAAATCTATGGCTTCAGATGTCTGATTCTTGTGTTTTGTGATTAAAGTTATTGGATGTAAGAACAATGTTTATCTGTGCATTAAAGATCAGGGATTTTAATGCCTTTCAGCCCTTATGTAGAGCTGGCCTTACGAAAGGCTCAGATAATATTTTGAATAGTATAACAGACTGCAAATATACAAATATGGATTTATTTGCAATAGCTGTTTTCCCAAATCGTTAATTTATATATTTTTGTATATGATGACTTCCAAATTGGCACATTACAGGCGTAAAACAGGATTAAGCCAGGAACAGCTTGCAGCCGTTTCGGGCGTGAGTGCCAGGACTATACAGCGCATCGAAAGCGGCAGGGTTGAAGCTCATCCGGCAACCTTGAAAATGCTGGCAGATGCACTCAAAGTACAGACCGAAGAGTTGACAGTCGATGAAAAGCTGCCATCTTTCATTGAAACTAAAAATGAAGATAAGACCAAACCTCTTTTTCATATGTTTGCTTTGATCGGACTTTGTTTCCCTGTTTTCAATATTATCCTTCCCGCGCTTTTTTGGTTCTTCAAAAAAGACGAATCTGTGGTTTATGACCTTGAAGGGAAGTCGGTGGTCAACTTTCAGATCACGATGTCAATCTTATTGGTATCATCGGTTATTTTAATGATCTTTATTTTTCCTGTTGGATTCCCTTTGGTAGTTGTCGTCTACTTTTATACATTTTTTATGTCTGTGGTCAATGTTTTCAAGAGCTTAAATAAACGGACAACATATTATCCCTTGACCTTTCTATTTTTGAAATAAACTTTCAAAATGTGCTTTCCAGAGCCAAATGGCGTTAACATGTCGTGAAAGTGTCTTGGTCAGTTATGGCATCTTACCGTTAAATTTGCCACAAATACTTTCCATATGAAAAAAATATTGATGCTTACATTTTGTATTTGGATTCTGCCACTATTAGCTCAGAAAACGATTCAGGCCAGACACCTTGACGGAAAAAAAATCGATGCTTTGATTTTAGAACAGCGTCTAGAACGTTTAGTCGATAGTGCCAGGATTTCTGGTCTGCAAGTTGTAATTGTTAACGGGAACAAAATAGTCTATTCATCCAGCTTTGGTTTTAAGGATGTTGAAAATAAACAGAAGTTGAATGACAGTACAGTAATGTATGCAGCCTCACTTACCAAACCCGTGAGTGCATATATCTTTATGCGTTTAATGGAAAAAGGAATATTCAGCCTTGACCAGCCCGTATATAAATACTTGAAAAAACCGATAGGCGAGTATCCTAAATGGAAAGACCTGGCGGATGACTCCACAGCTTTCAATAGGATTACGCCAAGAATGTTATTAAGCCACAGCTCGGGACTTCCTGTTCTGCGGCAGTTATACGATAATAAAGTGAACCTTATTGCGGAGCCTGGAAAAAAATTCTATTATTCCAATGAAGGGATCAACCTGTTGGGATTTATGATAGAGGAATTTACAGGAAGGAAACTTGAAGATATTGCAAAGGAAGAAGTTTTCGAACCGTTTCAGATGAGACATACAAGTATGATCTGGGAAAAGTCCTTCGAAAATAATTTTTCTTATGCTTATTTCAAAGACGGAAGCAAATACGGCTCAGAAAGACGGGAAAGCAGCCGTGCTGCAGGTTCAATGTCGACCACAGCAAATGACTATGCCCGGTTTATCATTAATCTGATGCAAAAGAAAGGCTTATCTGGCTCAGGCTACCGACAGATGCTTATGCCCCAGATTATGGTAAAGAGCAGTCGTGGTTTCGGACCTTTGAAGGATAGTATTACCAATAAGAATGATGGTGTTCAGCTAGCTTGGGGATTGGGCGTAGGATTGTTCAAATCACCTTTTGGTAATGCATTTTTCCATACAGGTCATGGCGAAGCCAATCAGAATTATGCGGTAGCTTATCCTAAAGCAGGTACTGCTGTTATCATTTTCAGTAACAGTGAAAATTTTGAAAAGAACAACGCACAGATCTTAAAGTTGTGCATAGGGGATGCGTATTCTCCTCTGAGATGGCTGGGGCATCTGGATTAATTTATGCAATTTGGATAAACGATCTTATTTAACTAGTGGTCTAAAAATATCATCAGGAAATCCCGCCCTTTGTCGGAGCTTTGTTTCACAGTAAATTGATTATCCTTGAATCTTCGGTTTTATTTATTCTCACAGATGGTCAGCCCTTGCGTTATAAAGTCCCCATAGGAAATCTTCAGGCCAGCCCATTTCGGGTCATCCAGCCATATCTCCTCAACCTTGCTGATAGATGGATCATTATGAGAGGCTCCTTTCGCTGATCCATTGAGGGCGTAGATCTTACCATCGTTTGTCCTTCCATAGATCTCTTTATATCCAGAACAATAGACTTCTATTTCATTGACAGAGAAGGGCCACTCCCCAATGTAATCCTGTTTGGTGAATGTAAGTGTATTTTTTTGAGAAGGTGCACTGCAGGATAAAATTAAAAGTAAGACTGAAAATAGAGTGAAGTTTTTCATAATTAAAAATGTATTTCAGCAAAAGTAATAAACCTGATAGATTATTTTTTACGGATTTCCGTAAAACGATTCAACTCATATTCATTTATTTCTTTTATTGCAATTAAGTTTCATGTGCAAAGCTTTTTGCTCCCATTACATCAGTCTCATTTTTTAATTTGCATTTATCGCTGCTATTTACCTCAACCTTTGCAGGCAATACCCAATAAGCAATATCTTTGTATCTGATCTTGATACAATGATCATCTTAATCAATGGAGGACAACGAAGTATCTTATCCGGTCTATTCGCCGGCATCTGTAATAGGAATCTTCAGTAATGCACTGAAGCTGAACGCAACGGTCAATCTGATCTATCTGAAAGGTAGATATGCTTTTGGTGGTGGCAAACCTTACGGAAACTATTATTACGATCTTTTGTTCTCAGAAGGTGATCATACTTCGATTGGCATTCGCATTTCTTCGTTGTTAAGAAGCAAGATCACCAATAATGAGATCTATACCCTCAGAGGGTTTATAGAAAAGAGCATCAAGAACTCATCCATAGAGCTGCGTTTTGTGGTAGATGAGATCGTTCAACAGGAAGAACGATCTATATCAGAGGAAGAGCTGCAAAAATATACGCTCATCCAGAAAAAACTTGAGGTTGGATCGAAGGACCTTGAGACGCTAATCAGAGATAAGATGCTCAAAGATGAAAAGATCAAGGTCGCCAATATCTATGGTAATAATGCCATCGTACAAAAAGACTTTTCAGAAGGGTTGGACGTTTCATCACCGTATTTTGATATTGATAACTACAGCTGCAACATCACATCGCCAACAGCCATCATTGCTAGACTGAAAGAAATTTCAGCTTTGGATCACGATATTGTTGCATTGGTAAGGGGAGGAGGTGACCGTCAGAGTATGGAAACCTTTAATGACCTGACCTTATCCGAATTATTCATAGAGATGAAACCGGTAACGGTGACTGCCATCGGTCATACGGTCGATGAAACATTATTGGATAAGCTGGCTGACAAACGCTTTCATCTGCCCCACGATTATGGTGCGGGATTGCATACCATTGCAGAGAAGCTATCTCACGAAAGATCCAATTCGAGGGCTCTGCTTATCGATGAGGTGAAAAAAGATGTGACGAAGCAGTTTTCAGAACAGGTGGAAACTTTGGAAAAGCAGCTTAAGAAGAAAAATGAGGAATTCACCGAGGCTCAGAAAATATATAAGGAGCAGAGCGAAGCCCACAACAAGACCTTTTCAGATCAACTTAAGGTCAGGAACGAAGAGTTTCAGAAACTTCAGTTGACATCTGCGAAACAACTTGAGGATATTCAGAAAAACTTTGAGGAACAACAGAAGCAGCGTCTTGCGGAAATGGAGAGCTACAAAAAAGAGATCGCTGTTCTGCACGAAAAGAACGTTCGGTCTGCTATCAATGAAAAAACCGCCTCCCTACAGATTAGCCTAGAAACATTGAAACAGGAAAATACCAGATTGAATCATGAGGCCAGGAACAGCAATACGGATTATGTGAAAATCATTATTGCATTTGTTCTGGCACTTATTATTGGATTTGTGTTGGCAAAGCTTTTATAATGAAATATACCAGGGTATTTTTTGCTCTTAATTTGTTCTTATTTTCTGTTAATAGGAATTAGTTTCAACCACAAGAACAAAATATAGCCTGAACTCAACACATTATAATTGATCATCGATCACCACGCTTTCAATTGCTTTAAACATAGCATTCTCAGATCCAAAAATTGCTTGCCCTTCTACACGAAAAACATTGGCGACCTCTATTCCTAGAAGGTTCAGAAAAAAACGAATGTAATTTGTTGTAAAATCGTAAGGTTCCAGTTCACCTTTAGAATAGATCCCGCCGGATGAAGTAACGATGTATGCTTTTTTATCTTTGAGCAGACCCTCTGGCAACAAGCCTTCACCAGTATATTGGAAAGTTAGTTTAGCTCGTGCTATCTGATCGAAGTATGTCTTTAACGTACTGGGAATATTCCAATTGTACATAGGAGCCTCAATCAAAATAATTTCAGCTTTTAAAAGATCTTCAATTGCCTGGTCTGACTGCTCTAAAGAATGTCTGTGTGTTTCTGTTTGAATTTCTGCAGGCGTAAAAAATGCTTCAATATGGTCTTCGTCCAAATGTGCTATTTTATTTAGTGCAAGGTCATATTCAGTAATCTGTAAATCAGAATATTTTTCTTTGATCTTTTCAATCACTATCTGACCCAATTTTCTGCTTGCAGAATTTTTAGTTTTCGGACTTGACATAATGTGCAATAACTGTTTCATTTAGATAATTTTATTTCCACAAATTTATTTTATATTTACTATTGTTTTATTAGTAGTATATAAAAGGATAGTAGTAATATTTAGGATAGTTATGGAAGCAATTGATAAACAGCTGGCTTTTACAAAAATTGAATGTGCAGACAATCTTTCAGCAGTTGAAGATGCGATCTATGTATTGGGAGGCAAATGGAAGCTTAGAATCATAGTTGCTTTGGTAAGTGGTTATCATCGTTTTAATGAGATCCAGCGTGCTGTCAAAGGGATCTCTCCAAGGGTTTTGTCAAACGAACTGAAAATATTGGAACTTAATGGTCTGGTAAAAAGAAAGGTTGATTCGGAAAATTTTCCGGTATTGGTCGAATATGTACCAACTGACTATGCAGAAACACTAAAAGAGTTGGTGTCTATGCTTGGCAATTGGGGTGTTAATCATAAAAAACGGATATCGTCGGAGATTTAAGTTTAAATTTCTGTAGATCTCAGATGTAATATTTATTCCGGCTGAATGATGACAAAATGAACCAATGGAAATTCTCTTTTTATATTTTCACGAATACGCTTAATAGCCTCAGTGATCTCTTCGGTATCAAGATGGTCTTCAAAATCGATAATGAGCATTAGTACAACTTCCTCAGGTGACTGGTAGGTAGATAATATGTTTTTTGTTTTGACAACAGCAATATCCTCTTCAGCCAATTTTGCGATTTTCTCTCTCGTTTCCGGTGCTATTCCTTCACCCATCAATAAGCTTCTGCTCTCTCTGGCCAGAATAAAAGAGACAAAAACCAGTATCAATCCTACAATGATCGAGGCAAGCCCGTCAAGTTCAGGTATTTGGAAGGTATGACTTATTCCCATCAATACCATTACTACAATTAGACCTGCCACTGCGGCACCATCTTCAAAGACTACTAGAAAGCTTGAGGGGTCTTTGCTTTTGATGATCGCATCCCACCATTTCAGCCCGTTACGGGTTTTGTTGAATTCTTTAACGGCAATATATAGAGAAGTGCCTTCGAAAATGAGTGAAAGTACCAATACGATATAATTCCAGAACGGATCTTTCATCAATTCAGGTTTCAGAATATGTAAGATTCCCTGGTAGATGGATAGTGCACCACCAAGACCAAATATCAGTATAGAAACAACAAAAGACCAAAAGTACAATTCCTTGCCGTAGCCGAAAGGGTGGTATTCATCTGCCGGCTTTTTGCTTCTTCTCAATCCATACAGCAATAGCAGTTGGTTTGTGGTATCAACAGTGGAGTGGATCCCTTCAGAGATCATGGAAGAGCTATTGGTGAAAGCACCTGCAATAAACTTTGTCAACGCGATCAAAAGGTTGGCAGCAAGTGCACTATAAATTGATTTACGATTATTGGCCATTTATGGAACTAAAATATTAGATAAGATCATTAACTTTTCAGCATATTTAGGTCATTCTACAATTTGCTTTCCATTTTTTTCTTCATTCCCGATATGATACGTTTTCGATGGATAAAGCCCCAGTCTGCGATGGTGTTCGTGAGCTGTTGAAGTGATTTTCCGTAATCAGTTATTTGATATTCCACAGCAACAGATGCCGTGTTCAGGACATGACGGTCGATCAATTCATTAATTTCCAGATCTTTCAACTCACGACTGAGCATCTTGCCGGAAATACCTTTAACCTCTTTCAGCAATTCAGAGTACCGCATCGGTTTGTAGCAAAGACAGGCAATAATGGACATTTTCCATTTCCCGTTTAAAATTTCCATTGTATCACTGATCGCCAATTTTTTTTGGCTGCAGTCTTTTACCAGATCAAATTCTTGTTCCATACCATTCACTTGGTTACCCCTTTGTCACTATAACTTTTTGTCACTTAGTTACAAAGATATATATATTGCAGATATAACTTTGCCCATTCAATATGTAAATAACAAAATGGAATTAATCAAAAACCAGAAATGCCTGGTTATGTGTTTTCATGGAAAAA is part of the Chryseobacterium paludis genome and encodes:
- a CDS encoding winged helix-turn-helix transcriptional regulator; the protein is MAISDTMEILNGKWKMSIIACLCYKPMRYSELLKEVKGISGKMLSRELKDLEINELIDRHVLNTASVAVEYQITDYGKSLQQLTNTIADWGFIHRKRIISGMKKKMESKL
- a CDS encoding cation diffusion facilitator family transporter: MANNRKSIYSALAANLLIALTKFIAGAFTNSSSMISEGIHSTVDTTNQLLLLYGLRRSKKPADEYHPFGYGKELYFWSFVVSILIFGLGGALSIYQGILHILKPELMKDPFWNYIVLVLSLIFEGTSLYIAVKEFNKTRNGLKWWDAIIKSKDPSSFLVVFEDGAAVAGLIVVMVLMGISHTFQIPELDGLASIIVGLILVFVSFILARESRSLLMGEGIAPETREKIAKLAEEDIAVVKTKNILSTYQSPEEVVLMLIIDFEDHLDTEEITEAIKRIRENIKREFPLVHFVIIQPE